In Macrobrachium nipponense isolate FS-2020 chromosome 15, ASM1510439v2, whole genome shotgun sequence, a single genomic region encodes these proteins:
- the LOC135227034 gene encoding uncharacterized protein LOC135227034 isoform X2 — MVRATQKLRKKIITSTPKKATVTPPPLAASVTTTPGTSRRRSSLGIRKKPNKQKTPVKGGATVAKKKHRFRPGTVALMEIRHYQKTGNLLIPKLPFSRVVREIFQGFNKDLRIQQVALMALQEAAENYLVFLMEAANLCSIHAKRVTIYPKDIRLARRIRGDC, encoded by the exons ATGGTCCGAGCAACCCAGAA attgagaaaaaaaataattacatcaaCACCAAAGAAAGCAACTGTGACACCACCACCACTTGCTGCATCAGTGACGACAACTCCTGGTACTTCTAGGAGGAGAAGTAGCTTGGGCATTCGAAAAAAACCT aaTAAACAGAAGACACCTGTCAAAGGTGGTGCCACAGTTGCCAAAAAAAAGCACCGTTTCAGACCTGGCACTGTTGCATTGATGGAAATACGACATTATCAGAAAACTGGAAATCTGTTGATACCTAAATTACCATTTTCTCGGGTAGTAAGGGAGATCTTCCAAGGGTTTAACAAAGACTTGAG AATTCAACAGGTGGCATTGATGGCACTGCAGGAAGCAGCTGAAAACTACCTAGTTTTTTTAATGGAGGCAGCAAATCTCTGCTCCATACATGCAAAAAGGGTAACAATTTACCCCAAAGATATTCGACTTGCTCGACGAATTCGTGGGGATTGTTAG
- the LOC135227034 gene encoding uncharacterized protein LOC135227034 isoform X1: MIHLICVFEVASAYLHYVVLRKKIITSTPKKATVTPPPLAASVTTTPGTSRRRSSLGIRKKPNKQKTPVKGGATVAKKKHRFRPGTVALMEIRHYQKTGNLLIPKLPFSRVVREIFQGFNKDLRIQQVALMALQEAAENYLVFLMEAANLCSIHAKRVTIYPKDIRLARRIRGDC, from the exons ATGATACACCTGATTTGCGTGTTCGAAGTCGCAAGTGCTTATCTTCATTATGTAGT attgagaaaaaaaataattacatcaaCACCAAAGAAAGCAACTGTGACACCACCACCACTTGCTGCATCAGTGACGACAACTCCTGGTACTTCTAGGAGGAGAAGTAGCTTGGGCATTCGAAAAAAACCT aaTAAACAGAAGACACCTGTCAAAGGTGGTGCCACAGTTGCCAAAAAAAAGCACCGTTTCAGACCTGGCACTGTTGCATTGATGGAAATACGACATTATCAGAAAACTGGAAATCTGTTGATACCTAAATTACCATTTTCTCGGGTAGTAAGGGAGATCTTCCAAGGGTTTAACAAAGACTTGAG AATTCAACAGGTGGCATTGATGGCACTGCAGGAAGCAGCTGAAAACTACCTAGTTTTTTTAATGGAGGCAGCAAATCTCTGCTCCATACATGCAAAAAGGGTAACAATTTACCCCAAAGATATTCGACTTGCTCGACGAATTCGTGGGGATTGTTAG